From the Populus nigra chromosome 13, ddPopNigr1.1, whole genome shotgun sequence genome, the window CACTGGGAACTGTGATTTCAAACCCATTCCTTGATAATCCATGAATCCTGGAAGGCGGTGTCCTCCTGCTGGAGACAAAGGTTCGTTTGGATGCATTCGATTGAATGCAGTTTCCTATAAAATCCAGATAAAAAAGGGTCAAAATGAAAATGGAAACAAAAAAGAgtccagtgtttttttttctctggtcAAATAAAAAGAGGGGAGGGGGGGAATTGTTGACAGTAAAATATAACCATTGATCATAAAATGATTGAAACAGTAGTGCATGCCACATGGAGTAATATCCCACTTTTGGCACACCACATATGTGGCACACATGTGCACAAGATGCCAAAATTTAGAGGTTTCAATCTTTTAAAAACCATTATCAACTCAAGATAACTTCCtacacataaaaaacaaaggggACACAATTTTCTTCCTCTCTATAGTAAACTTGGAAACCAAACGCACCATAGTTTCTTGGAACTCAGCTCCAAGATAGCCATTGGAAACACGAAATCGATTGTCCAATAACAAATAGTAAGCAACAGTAGCCTGAAAAAAGCATGGTAAGTGATGAGGCCATATCTTAATATTGTATACAAAACGAGTTTTAAGAGATCAATCAGAGTCCAAACCTCATTTTGCATTCTGTTGCGAAGAGATTCAATAAGTTGGATCCTGTCAAATCCCATCTTGACAACGTCCTGGAGAATCTCCTCGTCAATCTGCAGCAATGACATCCAATGGTTCAATAAATTACTTGATAATTCtcttcaaacataaaaaaaaaatagaccaaACCTTTTTAGCTTGTTGCAATGTATCTGGTGGGGGCACTGCCAAATAACGGGGAAGGCGAGCTTGGAACCATTGGTGTTGACGAATTTCAGGAATGGTCATTCGCTTCATTGGATCAACCACAAGCATCCTTGGGATGAGATCTCTTGCTCCGGGTGATAAATGGCTGGGAAGAGTATATATCCCATCCTAAAGAACAAAATGACATAGACAGAGAACATGAAAGTTAAATCCATGGGCAAATGAAATGCAATAAAATGATCCTAATCTTAGAGAACTCACGATGGCCCATTAACTTAAGTTGTTACATAGACGAGCTCCTCCATATTACAAACCATGGCAACACTCCCTATCCTAACAACAAGTGATTCATATTCTTAAATCAAACTCGGCACATGCTAGGTGAGCCTAGCAAATGGCACAATCATTATCAAATGCAAGAGAATCTACATAGAAGAACAAGCTAAAAAGAACAGGTAGTGTAACATGGGCCACAGCTGGACAGCTAGTGATAATATGTTAGAGAACTTATAACCAACTCAAAAGCTTAAGATCAGTGCCTCACTTAAATTCTTATCTTTATCTATTGGTCTTGGAATTACTGATTTTCTAAACTATTACGTAATGAGatcataaataacaaatatctaaaataaagtgTTTGGCCTGGAAATTATATTGCGGAGTCTTTGAATCTaacaaaaaagtttcaaataacaaaaaagaactcTGGGACACATAGCATTCAGCAGAAATACAAAATTCATGTCAAAGCATGCATAACTGAATCTATAAGATAAAAGTAAATTAAGTAATACATGGAAAATTAAGTCTACAAATTATATTAGCTCGAAAATATTCTAAAGATGTTGATGACCTGAAACCATGAGTGCGTTGAGTGAAAGGTCATTAGTTATGCCCTGATTCTAGTCAAAAGAATTCCCAAtacctttattttcttaaagagGTTGGGAATGTTTTCATCATCGAAAGGTAGTGTACCACAGAGAAGAGCATACAATATAACACCACAACTCCATACATCTACTTCAGGTCCAGCATACAGTTTCCCAGAAATCacctgcaaaataaataaataaacaaatcgTGCATAAAATAACCTTCAAGGTAAAACCAATACATGGGCACCTGTATTTTACATTAAATAGATGGGTGTAAGGAGAGCCtccttttttcaattaaatctttataaCAAGTAATTCCACAACTTCATACCTCTGGTGCAGCATAGTTTGGGCTTCCACAACTTGTCTTAAGGAAATGACCATCACGCATTATATTGCTCAACCCAAAATCAGCTATCTTCACATTCCATTTAGAATCCAATAACAGATTCTCAGGCTTGAGGTCTCTATGAACAACCATATTCCTGTGGCAATATTCCACACCGGATATTATCTGCACCAACACAGAATTTTGCACACTATAACTAAATAGCAAAAATGAAGGTAAGCTATATGAGGATTGTGATGCATGTTAGTAGGCAATAGTACTTGTTGGAAGAAATTCCGCGCTTCATCTTCCTGCAATCTACCCTTCTCCACAATATAATCAAAGAGCTCCCCGGACTTCACATACTCCATGACAACATATATGTCAGTTGGTGTTTCTATTACCTCATAAAGTCGTATAATGTGGGGATGCATAAACAATCTCAAGATTTTGATTTCTCTTCTCACTGCAAAAGGGAAGAAGAGGGAGCACATAAGCAAATCAAAACGAACTGCATCAGTCGttgaaaatttaaacaaaactaTCATGCACAAGGAGAGGAACAAAACCTTACTTCAACTCCCCAAAAAACTGTTAAAATAACCTCAGATATAAATCTTTATAATCTCAGTATTGCATTCTGTATTTCAGGTTTCAAATGACCTCCTTTTAATCATATAAATACTGTTAGTCACTATGGGAAAAATATCATCCATGCAAATCATGAGATGGGAGCATCCATCATCAAAGATAATGGAACAGCCAGATTACCCAAGCAAACCTACTCATTTTGATAGAAAAGGAGTCATGGATCATCCATACCTTTTTCTTCCATCTCCATGTTTTTTATCTTACGACGGTTAAGTATCTTGACAGCAACTTTGTGCCCAGTCAATGCATGCTCTGCTATTTTTACCTTTCCAAAGGAACCGATTCCAAGAGTTTTACCAAGCTTGTAATTTGGTAAATACATATCCACACCACTGCTGCCTCTGTGAGATGGCCCATCCATTTTCCTATTCAAATGGAAtggagaaaaacataaattcagAGAAACATGAAAGCAACTACACAAATATATCATGTGTTGTATGTATGCACTAGCATGTTGAGGTGGGCTTAGAACTGGAAGCATCAATAAAGCACATCAGCATGGCATTTCAAGGAAACTAGTTCAATATAAATAGAAGAGGTtggcttataaaacaaaatttcatgCATATGTAGAAATAACCTTCAGGCAATGACACAAGTGCTAACTCATATGCACCAATCAACAACCCAATGTGTCACTTGAAATCAATTATGAAAACCAGGTATGGTAGCATGCTAATAACAGAGGCTTCAAGAGCACCTATATGAACAGTCTCCAGATTCATTGTTGATAAAAACCCACATGTTGTGGGAATGGAATCAAATAATTGCCACCATGAAGCAATGGAACCATTCAGAATAACACCTCTAACAGCCTTTGATTGCCAGTAACAGCCATTGCAGCAATCAATGTGTCGCAGCCATTTCACTTGACACTGTCGATGTATTACTTTCAA encodes:
- the LOC133671339 gene encoding SNF1-related protein kinase catalytic subunit alpha KIN10 isoform X2 — protein: MDGPSHRGSSGVDMYLPNYKLGKTLGIGSFGKVKIAEHALTGHKVAVKILNRRKIKNMEMEEKVRREIKILRLFMHPHIIRLYEIISGVEYCHRNMVVHRDLKPENLLLDSKWNVKIADFGLSNIMRDGHFLKTSCGSPNYAAPEVISGKLYAGPEVDVWSCGVILYALLCGTLPFDDENIPNLFKKIKDGIYTLPSHLSPGARDLIPRMLVVDPMKRMTIPEIRQHQWFQARLPRYLAVPPPDTLQQAKKIDEEILQDVVKMGFDRIQLIESLRNRMQNEATVAYYLLLDNRFRVSNGYLGAEFQETMETAFNRMHPNEPLSPAGGHRLPGFMDYQGMGLKSQFPVERKWALGLQSRAHPREIMTEVLKALQELNVCWKKIGQYNMKCRWIPGTPGHHEGMVNHPAHYNHFFGDEPTIIENDGIINSPNVVKFEVQLYKTRDEKYLLDLQRVQGPQFLFLDLCAAFLAQLRVL
- the LOC133671339 gene encoding SNF1-related protein kinase catalytic subunit alpha KIN10 isoform X1, whose protein sequence is MDGPSHRGSSGVDMYLPNYKLGKTLGIGSFGKVKIAEHALTGHKVAVKILNRRKIKNMEMEEKVRREIKILRLFMHPHIIRLYEVIETPTDIYVVMEYVKSGELFDYIVEKGRLQEDEARNFFQQIISGVEYCHRNMVVHRDLKPENLLLDSKWNVKIADFGLSNIMRDGHFLKTSCGSPNYAAPEVISGKLYAGPEVDVWSCGVILYALLCGTLPFDDENIPNLFKKIKDGIYTLPSHLSPGARDLIPRMLVVDPMKRMTIPEIRQHQWFQARLPRYLAVPPPDTLQQAKKIDEEILQDVVKMGFDRIQLIESLRNRMQNEATVAYYLLLDNRFRVSNGYLGAEFQETMETAFNRMHPNEPLSPAGGHRLPGFMDYQGMGLKSQFPVERKWALGLQSRAHPREIMTEVLKALQELNVCWKKIGQYNMKCRWIPGTPGHHEGMVNHPAHYNHFFGDEPTIIENDGIINSPNVVKFEVQLYKTRDEKYLLDLQRVQGPQFLFLDLCAAFLAQLRVL